One region of Triticum aestivum cultivar Chinese Spring chromosome 6B, IWGSC CS RefSeq v2.1, whole genome shotgun sequence genomic DNA includes:
- the LOC123134878 gene encoding uncharacterized protein — protein sequence MSTAAASRPSGPILLSPFPNYQSASLSRVKLSVAGSPVKSFSVSSPPSSPTAAAKIRRSCLCSPTNHPGSFRCSLHKERKQEAPAVNHPVSPPSNSKRTASPFAQLVPSGSGSGCSKRSYNGLAQRVPMGSGHWARKALVPSQAVQQLQHRKRVVERFHAGPSRLSAASMAGRSNQ from the coding sequence ATGTCGACGGCGGCTGCATCCCGGCCCAGCGGCCCCATCCTTTTGAGTCCCTTTCCCAACTACCAATCCGCCTCGCTCTCCCGTGTCAAGCTCTCCGTCGCCGGCTCGCCGGTCAAGTCCTTCAGCGTCTcgtctcccccctcctcccccaccgccgccgccaagatCCGTCGGTCCTGCCTGTGCTCGCCGACGAACCACCCCGGCTCGTTCCGGTGCAGCCTTCACAAGGAGCGCAAGCAGGAGGCCCCCGCGGTCAACCACCCTGTCTCTCCGCCTTCGAATTCGAAGCGCACGGCGAGCCCGTTCGCGCAGCTCGTCCCTAGCGGCAGTGGCAGTGGCTGCTCTAAACGCTCGTACAACGGGCTGGCGCAGCGCGTCCCCATGGGGAGCGGGCACTGGGCACGCAAGGCGCTCGTGCCGTCCCAGGCGGTGCAGCAGCTGCAGCACCGGAAGCGAGTGGTGGAGCGGTTCCACGCCGGGCCCAGCCGGCTCTCCGCCGCCTCCATGGCCGGCCGCAGCAACCAGTAA